One genomic window of uncultured delta proteobacterium includes the following:
- a CDS encoding conserved hypothetical protein (Evidence 4 : Homologs of previously reported genes of unknown function): protein MSNQLTWHGHANFQIQYDGVNIIVDPFFTGNPKATKKPEGIDKPDIVAVTHMHGDHSGDAVTIVKNTGAFLATCVGVGEQFQAQGVPAEQIINGHGFQIGGTVTCKGVAITMTQAFHTIDGVAPVGYIFTFPSGYTVYHAGDTGIFGTMGVFGELYDIDLALLPAGSCYTMDVKQAAYAAKLLKAKTVIPMHWGTFPVIAQTMDDFPAAVAKQAPNCRCIIMNPGETIALD from the coding sequence ATGAGCAACCAACTGACCTGGCATGGACACGCCAACTTCCAGATCCAATATGACGGCGTCAATATCATCGTCGACCCGTTCTTCACGGGCAACCCCAAGGCCACCAAGAAGCCGGAAGGCATCGACAAGCCCGATATCGTGGCCGTCACCCACATGCACGGCGATCATTCCGGCGACGCCGTCACCATCGTGAAAAACACCGGCGCGTTTCTCGCCACCTGTGTGGGCGTTGGCGAGCAGTTCCAGGCCCAGGGCGTTCCGGCGGAGCAGATTATCAACGGCCACGGGTTCCAGATCGGCGGAACCGTCACCTGCAAGGGCGTCGCCATCACCATGACCCAGGCCTTCCACACCATCGACGGGGTGGCGCCGGTGGGGTACATTTTTACCTTCCCCAGCGGATACACCGTGTACCACGCGGGCGATACGGGCATTTTCGGCACCATGGGCGTTTTCGGCGAGCTGTACGACATCGACCTCGCGCTGCTGCCTGCGGGCAGCTGCTACACCATGGACGTCAAACAGGCGGCGTACGCGGCCAAACTCCTTAAAGCCAAGACCGTGATTCCCATGCACTGGGGCACGTTCCCGGTCATCGCCCAGACCATGGACGACTTCCCGGCGGCGGTCGCCAAGCAGGCCCCCAATTGCCGCTGCATCATCATGAACCCCGGGGAAACCATCGCCCTGGATTAG